One part of the Sporomusaceae bacterium genome encodes these proteins:
- a CDS encoding undecaprenyl-diphosphate phosphatase, whose product MNEYVIAIIIGIVEGLTEFLPISSTGHMILAGSLLGYEGEKASVFMVFIQLGAILSVFILYRDKFLRMMDLRRITSTDGLSAWHVAAGIVPVMGVGFLLHKLIKAYLFSNFTVIIGLVAGAVVMLAAEKVAKRPVTRDVEDMTIRQAFFVGLFQILSLWPGFSRSGSTIAGGLLFGMSRTAAAEFSFIIAVPLMLVACMYDLLKILDKLNGDDLAMIAVGFVVAFIVAYISIVWFLRFLNKSTLASFAYYRFVLAAVSYWYFFMR is encoded by the coding sequence TTGAACGAGTATGTAATTGCAATTATCATCGGCATCGTGGAGGGGCTGACCGAGTTTTTGCCCATTTCGTCGACCGGGCATATGATCCTGGCGGGGTCGCTGCTGGGCTACGAGGGGGAGAAGGCGAGCGTCTTCATGGTATTTATCCAGCTGGGGGCCATTTTGTCGGTATTCATCCTGTACCGCGACAAGTTCCTGCGGATGATGGATCTCAGGCGCATCACGAGCACCGACGGCCTGTCGGCCTGGCATGTGGCCGCCGGCATCGTGCCGGTGATGGGGGTGGGCTTCCTGCTCCATAAGCTTATAAAGGCGTATCTGTTTTCCAATTTCACGGTGATCATCGGGCTGGTGGCCGGGGCGGTCGTGATGCTGGCGGCCGAGAAGGTTGCTAAGCGGCCGGTGACCCGCGATGTCGAGGATATGACGATCAGACAGGCTTTTTTCGTGGGCCTTTTTCAGATATTGTCGCTGTGGCCGGGCTTTTCCCGCTCCGGCTCGACGATCGCCGGCGGCCTGTTGTTCGGCATGAGCCGCACGGCGGCGGCCGAGTTTTCGTTCATTATCGCGGTGCCGCTGATGCTGGTGGCCTGCATGTACGACCTGCTGAAGATACTGGACAAGCTTAACGGCGACGATCTGGCGATGATCGCCGTCGGCTTCGTGGTGGCTTTTATTGTCGCTTATATTTCGATCGTGTGGTTCCTGCGCTTCCTGAACAAGTCGACGCTGGCGTCGTTCGCCTATTACCGTTTCGTGCTTGCGGCGGTGTCGTATTGGTATTTCTTTATGCGCTGA
- a CDS encoding alpha/beta hydrolase, whose protein sequence is MAIDMVKIAEAAIAARGYTGSRAPRSRNALAGGAAEHIVRTGAGDTRVLVYRPAGQVRGPLPVFVSFHGGGFVMGSADDDDGWCRRIADAAGCAVVNVDYRLAPEHRFPVALEECYDVAKWVCADADGLGVDPGRLAVGGHSAGGNLAAGLCLLAKARREFSVVYQVLDYPPLDLTVDPYAAVTGDKLMTPATRAFFTACYVSAPQDVHNPLLSPLLADDLSGLPAALVITAEHDPLRSDGERYAARLKDAGVEVTYRMFPGCMHAFTHFGPEEAALEAWRLIEDKLRAAFAKE, encoded by the coding sequence ATGGCAATCGATATGGTTAAAATCGCCGAGGCGGCGATCGCGGCGAGAGGTTATACGGGAAGCAGGGCGCCCCGTTCCCGAAACGCCTTGGCGGGCGGCGCGGCGGAGCATATTGTGCGCACCGGCGCGGGCGATACGCGCGTGCTCGTGTACAGGCCGGCGGGACAAGTCCGCGGGCCTTTGCCCGTTTTCGTGAGTTTTCACGGCGGCGGGTTCGTGATGGGCAGCGCGGACGATGACGATGGGTGGTGCCGCAGGATAGCGGATGCGGCGGGGTGCGCGGTCGTTAATGTGGACTACCGGCTGGCGCCGGAGCACAGGTTCCCGGTGGCGCTGGAGGAGTGCTACGATGTGGCGAAGTGGGTATGCGCGGACGCGGACGGGCTGGGCGTCGACCCCGGCCGGCTGGCTGTCGGCGGCCACAGCGCGGGGGGGAACCTGGCGGCGGGGCTGTGCCTGCTGGCGAAAGCGAGACGCGAGTTTTCCGTTGTGTATCAGGTGCTGGATTATCCGCCCCTCGATCTGACGGTCGACCCGTACGCGGCGGTGACCGGCGACAAGCTGATGACGCCGGCGACGCGGGCGTTTTTCACCGCCTGCTATGTGAGTGCGCCGCAGGATGTGCATAATCCGCTGCTTTCGCCGCTGCTGGCCGACGATCTTTCCGGGCTGCCGGCGGCGCTGGTGATCACGGCGGAGCACGACCCGCTGCGCAGCGACGGGGAGCGGTACGCGGCGCGCCTTAAAGACGCGGGGGTGGAGGTCACGTACCGGATGTTTCCCGGCTGTATGCACGCTTTTACCCATTTCGGCCCTGAGGAGGCGGCGCTGGAAGCCTGGCGGCTGATCGAGGACAAGCTCCGCGCGGCGTTCGCGAAGGAATAA